The genomic segment AGGCACATGATTCGACTTCGGGGTTGTTTCATCGAGTAAGAAATCTTGAATGAATTTGTTAAAAATACAGGCTGCAATGGCATTAGGTTTTTGGTCTGTCATCACGATCCTGCCGGGCTGAAACGGTTTTCTCGCGCATTGGCGCCTGTCCATGACGTACGCATGGGCGCAACCAAACGCTGACGAGCTCTTCGGCCCATGCCAACATTTCTATGTTGCATAGCCTTAGATGTCCTCGGACGGTCAGAAGTCAAGTGTCGAACGCGACTTGGATGCGAATGGTTTTATAGATGGTTCTAAACGCTACAAACTGACGACCGGGGAGGGATCCCTTCCGCTCAGCAACTGGAAGGGGAGAACGTATTCGGACAAGACTTCTCAGCGGTGGGACGCCGAGCGGGCGGTTGCTGACGGCTCCGGTTTCAAGGTCCTGCTGAGAGGGCAAGGCTCGAAGGAAGGCCTGGTCAAGGTGCTCGAGGCGAATGCCTCTGGAGTGATCAACAGCTCCTCCAAATGGCAATCGATCGACAAGGCACTCAAGAGGGGCCTGGAGAGCGTCTTCGGTGATGAGATCCGGAAGGATGGCTTCATCGGCCACGACCCGCGACGTGATGCCGATGGCGACGGATTACTCGATCGCGGCCAGAGCAAGGCCTACAAGATCCTCACCGAATCAAACCCGATCACACTCCAGTCCAAAGGGGGAGATCCGCTTTCCAGTGCCAGCTCCAAGCGCTGGGATGCCATTCAGGCGGTGGTCGTCGAAAATGGGTTTCAGGTTCTGCTGCAGAAGGGAAAGCGCAGCAAAACTGCGTTCCAGCTCCTTGATGTCAACTCGGATGGTGTCATCACTGGCAAAACCTCCTGGTTGCCATCGGTCGAGGCTCTGCTGGCTGGCTGGGATTCCCGATTCCGGGAGGCGATCCTGACGAAGGGGAGCAGTGGCGGCGGCATCACAGCGGCGTCGGTGGAGGACGACGCCCCGGTCGGCCAGCTGATTTACACAGCATCCGCAGAGGATGCCTCAGCGGTGACCTTCACGCTGGAGTCCCTCAATGAGCTGCCCCTGGCTGGTCTGTCGATCGATGCTGCCAGCGGAGAGGTTCGTCTCGACCCTTCTGCACTGATTCCTCTGCCGGACAGCATCGGCTTCGCTGTTGTGGCAACAGACCTGGCAGGAAACAGCAACCGTTTGGACGTGCAGGTGTCGCTGTCTCAGACCATCGTCGATCCTGGCGAGGCATCGACAGAGAGCGAGGGTGACGTCAACGCTCTCAGTGTCGAGGACACGCCGCAGGATGACAGTGTCGAGGATGACGGTGTGGTCGGTGTCGGTGTGCAAGACCCGACTGAATCAGGCTCTGAACAGGGCGCGGTGTCTGAAGGATCAACATCTGATGACGCCGATGATGCCGATGGCGATGATTCAGGCACCGACGGACCCGAAACAGAGGATGACTTCGTCCCTGTATCCGATGAGATTCCGGTTGATGATTCTGAAATTCCGGTCCTTGAGCCTCAGACTCCTTTCGAGGACGACAGTGTCCCCACACTGACCGTCGCTGTCGACAGTGAATCGGACGGGGTCACAAACGACAGTACTCCTGTGTTTTCAGGTGAGGCAACGGCAGGCGCCACCGTTGAAGTGCTGTCCGGTGAGGTTGTGCTGGGAACGGCGGTGGCCGATGAGCAAGGGGCATGGCGTCTTGCTGTTGCTGACGATGCAGCACTTGCCGATGGAACGTACGTCTTTGCGGCGCGGGAGCTGACAACCGATGGCGGGGATCCATCCAGCTCTGAAACATCGACCCTCACCATTGATCAGACGGTGCCGGAGTTCACCTCCGAGCCGGAAGCTGATGCCACGATTGAGCTGACGTCGGCTCAGGTGGATGCAGATGGCGATGGTCTGCTGGATGGAAGTAACGGATCCAAGATTGTCGATGGGAACAAGATTATTCAAATAAAGTTGCAGAAAAAGGGGCAGATTTTCGAGGGTTCAACTGACGACCCCATGTTGGGTTATGACGTCATCAGCGCTGTTCCGAATCCAGATGCTGAGCAAGAAGGTGCCTACAGGCTTTTACTGAAGGGAACAGGCACGAGCAACAAAGGCCTATTTGGTGAGTGGTCAACTGATTCGGATGGGCATCTTCTTGCCTCCAACGAATCTGTTGAAGATTTATGGATTTCCGAAGAGCATGCGCTCAATCAAGGCTGGGAAGAGGTCTATGGAGATCGGATTAAAATTGACGGAGTGATCACCGAGGGACTGAAGACAGATTTCAGCAACACATACTTTGTTGCGAAGGATGGCGATAACACAAATCCGGGCACGATTGAGCTCCCCTTAGCAACAATTACGCATGCATCCACCCTCGTTCAGCCAGGTGATCATATCAAGCTACGTGGAGGTATATATAAAGAAAGAGTAAATATTGATAACATCCATGGCACAGAAGAGGAGCCAATAACGATTAGCAACTATGACGATGAAAAGGTAGTAATTGAAGGCGCAAAAGATATAACAGCTGAATGGGTACCTTTCGAAGGTAACATCTGGAAAACAACAGTTGATTTTGATATCACTCAGTTATTCCTTGATGACGCGATGCTCATTGGAGCACGCTGGCCAAATATCAACAAGCACTGGGATGAATACGATGAGTCTGATGGTGACAATCCGACTCCAGGCAGCTACTGGGATTTAGGAACACGTTCTCATGCGGATCGAATTGTAGAAGAAGGAGCACTGAAAAATCGCTTTAAAAATCAAGACGAAAGTCATAGCCTATCTGATCTGAATGTCAGTGTTGAAGGTGGTGTCGTTGTCGTTCATGGAGTTGGACCAAAAGTTCTTGATATAACAGCCCACACCGCTGGTGAATCAACATTTGAAATCTCATCTGGGGCCGAAGATAGGACTCTCTTGGAGAACTACTACATCACTGCCGATCTTGATCTACTTGATTCAGAGCGTGAATGGTTTTATGATAAGGAAACGAAGGAATTATATGTTTGGCTTGAAAACAACGCCAATCCCAATGAAGCATCGATCAAGGCACGTGGTTATACCGAGCAAGAACACCAGACAGACTCTGATCGGATTCTAAAAGTATATGATTCGTCTCATATCAAATTTGACGGAATCACACTTCAAACAGGTTCGTTTCACTTGCAAGGTTCTCACAACCTGACCTTTGAAAACAGTAAGTTTTTGTATTCAGGTCACCACAAGCAAATGCTTGGCGCGGATATTAATAAGGCAGAGGGTGATTATGAAAACTATGTCAACGTTAATGGCAATGAGACGGGTGGACCGGCTGGATTACAGGATCGAAATGGCGACGCCAGTTTGACCTGGCGTAGGAGCGAATTTGCGAATTCCTATTCACTTTTGCTTTATCACGGGCGTGGTGGTTCAAATTATCTTGTGGAAGATAGCTATTTCCACAACAAGCCCCACGGTGGAGGCATGTTGTGGAGCGCTGGAGTGAATGATGGAAATGTCGTCCGCCACTCAACATTTCACACGGGCGGATGGGGTGGTTTGGGTAAATTTGGGAATAGAAAAGCACAGCAAGGAGGACAATCATTAGCTGAATTCAACCGAGTTTATAACTTTTTCTTTCATGGTGATGACTCTGGAATCCAGGTGAACCGCGGCAATGTCATGGGAACGACATTGCGAAACAACTGGATCCACGATATGCCAGGAAGGAATGGCATTCGCTTTGATGGCGATGCTGCTGGGATGGGAGGAACTGTACAAAATAATGTCTTGACTGGTTCCAAACGTGGTACTCGGTTGAAAGGCGATCTGCACACAGTAGTTAACAATACCGCCTTCGGGAATTCTCATATCGACATCAATGTTTCACATGATAAATTCTATGGTTTTACAGAAGGATATGATCCAGCAGTTGACGGAATCATCCGCCCAACAGCTGAGAATAATTACTTCAACGTTTACGAATTTCGAGCTGAGGGACGTCGAGGTTCTGCGGAAAAACAAGGGAATAAACACTCCATTGCAGTGAATAACGCGGGCAATCAGGATTTTTATCCGCCGGAATACAAAACACCTGGTATTTATCAGGCCAATTCAACGACTCGAAGCAGATCTAATGTTCTTCAATCTGAGCTACGTGATCCTGAAAATTTTGACTTCCGCTTAAAAAGTGACTCTCAATTAATTGACGCAGGTGTAAAACATTCTAAAACAACTGATGGCTTTTTAGGTTATGCACCTGATATTGGAGCCTATGAATTCGGAGATCTGAACTATTGGATTCCTGGTCACCGTACGCAAAAGGCACGAACTCCCATCCCTGCGGACTCGTCACCGAGGGCAAGACCTACCAGTGATCTCATGTGGCTTGGAGGGATCGATGCCATTCAACATCGTATTTATTTAGGCAATGATCCAAATAACCTTGAATTGAAGTCTGAACAAACAAATAATATCTATACACCTAATAACCCATTTGTGCCTGGTGAAATTTACTATTGGCGCGTTGATTCAGTTAAAGAAGATGGAGAAGTCGTCACGGGCGATGTTTGGGAATTTTCGATTCCATTAGGACAGGCTAAAGCAATCCCCATTGAAATGGTGCATGTGGGGGATGCAGGGAATCAGGCCAACTTTGATGGTTACGGGAACGTGCCATATGAGTATTACATCAGTAAGTACGAAATCACAAACGAGCAATACGCGACTTTTTTGAATGAAACAGCAAAAGTCAGCTCACAGGATGGTCTGACCGACCGATACCATGAATCGATGAGAATTGATAGGCAAAAAATTAATGATGAGTTCGTCTATACAGTTGAAAATGGCTACGAACAACATCCAGTCAATTATGTTGACTTTAGAAGTGCTTTACGTTTCTGCAATTGGCTAACTAGCGGTAATATCAAACGAGGTACTTACAACAGTATTTGGGGAAGCAACAACGGAATCAACAAGCGCAATTGGAATGAAATGGAAATTGGCGCAGTTGCATTGCCGACAGAGGACGAATGGTACAAAGCTGCATACTTTTCTGGTCAACCAGCGCCTGGGGATTGGACCAATCAAGCTCCTAGTGGTTGGTCAGTCAGCAACGGGGATAAGCACGGGAAACCTCTTTCAGAAGAATCACAAAATGCTGAAAAAACAGAAGAATTCAATGGCTGGACTTTCCACAAAATAAAATCCTGGAGTCGTAATCGCTCCCACAAACGAATTCGGAGTCATTTTGGTCGTGGCGAGGGGACTATCGCAGTTATCGACCCCTATGAATTCGCGTCAAAAGCAGATGGGGTAACAACCCAGTCTGAAATGTCAACGCCGCGTATTGATATTTCTGATGCAGCAGCTGGCCAGTTAAAACTTAGTTTTGATTCATCATGGCCGAAGCATACTGCTGATTATGCTTCAGTTTTTATTTCCTACGACGATGCTGATCCCGTCCCAGTATTTCCAGGCAAAGCATCACCACAAAATAAGTGGGGAATTAATGCAAGAAAGACGGTTAACCTCAACAACCCTGAAGGAGCACAATCAGCTGTTGTCACATGGAGCTACGAAAACGATGCTAATTTTTGGGCTATCGATAACATCCTTGTCAGTGATGAGCAAGATAATGAATATTTTGGCGAAGACTTTGAGGG from the Synechococcus sp. KORDI-100 genome contains:
- a CDS encoding SUMF1/EgtB/PvdO family nonheme iron enzyme, whose translation is MSSDGQKSSVERDLDANGFIDGSKRYKLTTGEGSLPLSNWKGRTYSDKTSQRWDAERAVADGSGFKVLLRGQGSKEGLVKVLEANASGVINSSSKWQSIDKALKRGLESVFGDEIRKDGFIGHDPRRDADGDGLLDRGQSKAYKILTESNPITLQSKGGDPLSSASSKRWDAIQAVVVENGFQVLLQKGKRSKTAFQLLDVNSDGVITGKTSWLPSVEALLAGWDSRFREAILTKGSSGGGITAASVEDDAPVGQLIYTASAEDASAVTFTLESLNELPLAGLSIDAASGEVRLDPSALIPLPDSIGFAVVATDLAGNSNRLDVQVSLSQTIVDPGEASTESEGDVNALSVEDTPQDDSVEDDGVVGVGVQDPTESGSEQGAVSEGSTSDDADDADGDDSGTDGPETEDDFVPVSDEIPVDDSEIPVLEPQTPFEDDSVPTLTVAVDSESDGVTNDSTPVFSGEATAGATVEVLSGEVVLGTAVADEQGAWRLAVADDAALADGTYVFAARELTTDGGDPSSSETSTLTIDQTVPEFTSEPEADATIELTSAQVDADGDGLLDGSNGSKIVDGNKIIQIKLQKKGQIFEGSTDDPMLGYDVISAVPNPDAEQEGAYRLLLKGTGTSNKGLFGEWSTDSDGHLLASNESVEDLWISEEHALNQGWEEVYGDRIKIDGVITEGLKTDFSNTYFVAKDGDNTNPGTIELPLATITHASTLVQPGDHIKLRGGIYKERVNIDNIHGTEEEPITISNYDDEKVVIEGAKDITAEWVPFEGNIWKTTVDFDITQLFLDDAMLIGARWPNINKHWDEYDESDGDNPTPGSYWDLGTRSHADRIVEEGALKNRFKNQDESHSLSDLNVSVEGGVVVVHGVGPKVLDITAHTAGESTFEISSGAEDRTLLENYYITADLDLLDSEREWFYDKETKELYVWLENNANPNEASIKARGYTEQEHQTDSDRILKVYDSSHIKFDGITLQTGSFHLQGSHNLTFENSKFLYSGHHKQMLGADINKAEGDYENYVNVNGNETGGPAGLQDRNGDASLTWRRSEFANSYSLLLYHGRGGSNYLVEDSYFHNKPHGGGMLWSAGVNDGNVVRHSTFHTGGWGGLGKFGNRKAQQGGQSLAEFNRVYNFFFHGDDSGIQVNRGNVMGTTLRNNWIHDMPGRNGIRFDGDAAGMGGTVQNNVLTGSKRGTRLKGDLHTVVNNTAFGNSHIDINVSHDKFYGFTEGYDPAVDGIIRPTAENNYFNVYEFRAEGRRGSAEKQGNKHSIAVNNAGNQDFYPPEYKTPGIYQANSTTRSRSNVLQSELRDPENFDFRLKSDSQLIDAGVKHSKTTDGFLGYAPDIGAYEFGDLNYWIPGHRTQKARTPIPADSSPRARPTSDLMWLGGIDAIQHRIYLGNDPNNLELKSEQTNNIYTPNNPFVPGEIYYWRVDSVKEDGEVVTGDVWEFSIPLGQAKAIPIEMVHVGDAGNQANFDGYGNVPYEYYISKYEITNEQYATFLNETAKVSSQDGLTDRYHESMRIDRQKINDEFVYTVENGYEQHPVNYVDFRSALRFCNWLTSGNIKRGTYNSIWGSNNGINKRNWNEMEIGAVALPTEDEWYKAAYFSGQPAPGDWTNQAPSGWSVSNGDKHGKPLSEESQNAEKTEEFNGWTFHKIKSWSRNRSHKRIRSHFGRGEGTIAVIDPYEFASKADGVTTQSEMSTPRIDISDAAAGQLKLSFDSSWPKHTADYASVFISYDDADPVPVFPGKASPQNKWGINARKTVNLNNPEGAQSAVVTWSYENDANFWAIDNILVSDEQDNEYFGEDFEGLELKPYQSSTLPKGDQGYFSNAIQDGDLSRWPTGQYSDGPPYAVGSHDSPSYYGTYDQAGSLREWLEADNSFEGANTRARGGFYSAKSKSFFTASSNDNGIGIKRKSDNIYTGFRVVSLYPITSEPDGLKNQRPSWIAAQWSLGDAVVGSLFSSPLSEEVFDADNDLNDLTFTLLSGPAWLSIDSEGNINGRPASTDLGLNEVMLRVTDPDGEYSDTEFPVKLNVTLSGDDTDPVTDPVADPVTDLVTDPVTDPVTDPVTDLVTDPVTDSVTDPVTDLDTDSVTDPVTDPVTDLVTDPVTDPVADPVTGPVTDPVTDPIIDTIKMIGNGLFGPNNADLITDFDPSSQRLEIDVQSFGAESDASFAISRAKRWKAAAKLDADFVYRQRFGKLYFNPNGSNKGWGAGGLFAVLEGNPVLTSEIVDMT